The Fulvivirga ligni genome window below encodes:
- a CDS encoding enoyl-CoA hydratase/isomerase family protein, giving the protein MEFIKYEKSGRVGNIILNRPEKRNALSYDVVTELKKAFKMADEDAEVKVIVLGAEGKAFCAGADLAYIQQLQNNTYTENLNDSNHLKELFYQIYTLKKVVIAKVQGHAIAGGCGLAAVCDFTFAVPEAKFGYTEVRIGFIPAIVKVFLLRKIGEMKSKELLLTGELYSAEEAKDFGLLNKVIPAESLDAEVEAFCELLITKNSGHSMGLTKQMIAEVQEMELREGLDYAAEKNAKARGSDDCKKGIASFLNKETLKW; this is encoded by the coding sequence ATGGAATTTATAAAATATGAAAAGTCTGGTAGGGTAGGGAATATCATTCTTAACCGCCCAGAGAAAAGGAATGCTTTAAGTTATGACGTAGTAACTGAATTGAAAAAGGCATTTAAAATGGCTGATGAAGATGCTGAAGTTAAAGTGATCGTGCTGGGTGCTGAGGGCAAAGCTTTCTGTGCCGGAGCAGATTTGGCCTATATTCAGCAGTTGCAAAATAATACCTACACGGAAAATCTAAATGATTCTAATCACCTCAAGGAGCTTTTCTACCAGATATATACGCTTAAAAAAGTAGTTATAGCTAAAGTGCAGGGTCACGCTATAGCCGGTGGTTGTGGGCTAGCAGCTGTATGTGATTTTACTTTTGCGGTTCCTGAAGCTAAGTTTGGTTACACTGAGGTTAGGATTGGCTTTATCCCGGCCATAGTAAAAGTGTTTTTGCTAAGGAAGATAGGCGAGATGAAAAGTAAAGAATTATTGCTTACGGGTGAACTGTATTCAGCAGAGGAGGCTAAGGACTTTGGCTTATTAAATAAAGTGATACCAGCAGAATCTTTAGATGCTGAAGTGGAGGCCTTTTGCGAGCTGCTGATCACTAAAAATAGTGGCCATTCTATGGGGCTCACTAAGCAGATGATTGCCGAAGTGCAAGAGATGGAATTAAGAGAAGGATTGGACTATGCGGCTGAAAAAAATGCCAAGGCCAGAGGTAGCGACGATTGCAAGAAAGGGATAGCTTCATTTTTAAATAAGGAAACTCTAAAATGGTGA
- a CDS encoding GNAT family N-acetyltransferase, translating into MLKAELIEDKETLNQAYAIRQEVFIDEQNVPSDEEYDEFEETSYHFIARYDGEPCGAARWRQTTDGVKLERFAVRKPFRGKGVGSCLMQAVLDHVATIPETSGKKVYLNAQITAMPLYEKFSFKPEGERFMECDIEHQKMVK; encoded by the coding sequence ATGCTAAAAGCGGAGTTGATAGAAGACAAAGAGACGCTTAATCAGGCGTATGCTATAAGACAAGAGGTTTTTATAGATGAACAAAATGTGCCGAGCGATGAAGAGTATGACGAATTTGAAGAGACATCATATCACTTTATAGCCCGGTATGACGGAGAGCCTTGTGGAGCGGCCCGTTGGAGGCAAACTACTGATGGTGTGAAGCTGGAAAGATTTGCGGTGAGAAAGCCTTTTAGAGGAAAAGGAGTGGGTAGTTGCCTGATGCAAGCAGTGTTAGATCATGTGGCCACAATCCCAGAAACAAGTGGTAAAAAGGTTTACCTCAACGCACAAATAACGGCGATGCCCTTGTACGAAAAGTTCAGCTTTAAGCCTGAGGGTGAGCGATTTATGGAATGCGACATTGAGCACCAAAAAATGGTGAAGTAA
- a CDS encoding GNAT family N-acetyltransferase — MDLSYRQAERKDLHDIVQLLFQDELGAQRESFSGELDEIYISAFEKIQSDTNQELYVAELEGEIIGTFQLSFLQYLTYKGGLRAQIEAVRVKSTHRGMGIGRKMFDYAIVRSKQKGAHLLQLTTDKRRPEALKFYESIGFVASHEGMKLHF; from the coding sequence ATGGATTTGAGCTACAGGCAGGCTGAAAGGAAGGACTTACATGACATTGTGCAACTTCTTTTTCAGGATGAACTTGGAGCTCAGCGTGAATCTTTCTCAGGGGAGCTAGATGAAATATATATTAGTGCCTTTGAGAAAATTCAATCCGATACCAATCAAGAATTATATGTAGCTGAGCTGGAAGGTGAAATTATAGGCACCTTCCAACTCAGCTTTCTTCAATACCTCACCTATAAAGGAGGCCTCAGAGCTCAAATTGAGGCTGTGAGGGTAAAATCAACACACAGGGGAATGGGTATAGGCCGCAAAATGTTCGATTATGCTATTGTCCGATCAAAGCAAAAAGGAGCGCATCTGCTTCAGCTCACTACCGATAAAAGAAGGCCGGAAGCGTTAAAGTTTTATGAGTCCATTGGCTTTGTGGCTTCGCATGAAGGTATGAAGCTGCACTTTTAA
- a CDS encoding ComEC/Rec2 family competence protein — protein MLQWIPYAFVRLTISFIIGILFGIYATDLDRELIFLFVLLSMGLYIILNVTIRKNFFYYHQWQALTGFSATFFLGWLTVVMYNESLNADHLLHNQNDISYYTVQINGPAEEKTNTFQYEAELLQYRTDHGWQAGEATILLYLRKDTLLHYGDRLLIKGRPHIVEGPKNPHAFNYKQFLAYQNIYHQSFVERGSYWLINQQVPNFFLKYSYDIRTWADEQLKLYVVGDRERAIVRALALGLKDDIDNEVKEAYAASGAMHVLAVSGLHVGIIYLILLTLLGKLQHYKAGKWILAVISLLVLWSYAMVTGFSASVLRTVTMFTFIILGNAMKRQTNIYNSLAASAFFLLLFNPFLLFTVGFQLSYLAVLGIVYLQPRLYNLYLPDSWLVDKIWGITAVSLAAQLATFPLGLYYFHQFPSYFFLSNLIVIPAAFLILSGTLLILAVSWWSAVAALVGQATYWLVFGLNAALLSMKKWPFSQIQNIQLSGVEVLLLIVIILSVLLFFHFKKLKYARFGLFMALAFGVVRIVLIHQAQQSKVFVYHIKEGTAIDFMQGNALCVYRDSLLNPSEVNFHTSGNQIFHHKLEPSRLESGYRKHANLEMISWDQHTFLILNKKLDGKTSTPKRLNVDYVVIGRDFNLGLQWLIDNFDYKQLVLDGSLSNRKHTEMIKDADELGLDYYSVKQNGALEIIL, from the coding sequence ATGCTCCAGTGGATACCCTATGCTTTCGTCAGACTAACTATCAGCTTCATCATCGGGATACTTTTTGGTATTTATGCCACTGATCTGGATAGAGAGCTTATCTTTCTTTTTGTGCTGCTATCCATGGGGCTATATATTATTTTAAATGTCACTATCCGTAAGAACTTCTTTTATTATCATCAATGGCAGGCTCTGACTGGTTTTAGTGCTACCTTTTTTCTGGGTTGGTTAACTGTGGTCATGTATAATGAAAGTCTGAATGCTGATCATCTGCTTCATAATCAAAATGATATCAGCTATTACACCGTTCAAATCAATGGCCCTGCGGAAGAGAAAACAAATACTTTTCAATACGAAGCTGAGCTGCTTCAATATAGAACCGATCATGGTTGGCAGGCGGGTGAGGCTACCATTTTGCTATATCTCCGAAAGGACACTTTACTTCACTATGGAGATAGGCTTTTGATCAAAGGCAGACCTCATATAGTTGAAGGTCCTAAAAATCCACATGCGTTTAACTATAAACAGTTTCTTGCCTATCAGAATATTTACCATCAAAGCTTTGTGGAAAGAGGCAGCTACTGGTTGATAAATCAACAGGTTCCCAACTTCTTTCTGAAATACAGCTACGATATTAGAACATGGGCTGATGAGCAGCTAAAATTATATGTGGTGGGAGATAGAGAGCGTGCTATCGTCAGAGCGCTGGCTTTGGGGCTAAAGGATGATATTGATAACGAGGTGAAAGAAGCTTATGCTGCTTCAGGGGCCATGCATGTGTTGGCAGTGTCGGGATTGCATGTGGGTATTATTTATCTTATTCTTCTTACCCTGCTGGGGAAATTACAGCATTATAAAGCTGGTAAATGGATTCTTGCAGTTATCAGTTTGCTGGTGCTTTGGAGTTATGCTATGGTCACAGGTTTTTCAGCCTCTGTGCTTAGAACTGTCACTATGTTTACCTTCATTATTCTAGGCAATGCCATGAAAAGGCAGACCAATATTTATAATTCACTGGCTGCATCGGCGTTTTTTCTGTTGCTATTTAATCCATTTCTTTTATTTACGGTGGGTTTTCAATTGTCATATCTGGCAGTGTTAGGTATAGTGTATTTGCAACCAAGGCTCTACAATCTATACCTTCCAGATAGTTGGCTGGTCGATAAGATCTGGGGTATAACCGCAGTTTCTCTCGCCGCACAACTGGCTACTTTTCCTTTAGGTTTATATTATTTTCATCAGTTTCCTTCGTACTTCTTCCTTTCTAATTTAATAGTTATTCCAGCCGCATTTCTTATACTAAGTGGTACGCTTTTAATTTTGGCCGTAAGTTGGTGGTCTGCTGTAGCTGCTCTGGTGGGGCAGGCTACCTATTGGCTTGTGTTTGGTTTAAATGCAGCGCTTTTAAGTATGAAAAAATGGCCCTTTTCGCAGATTCAAAATATACAATTATCTGGGGTTGAGGTACTTCTGTTAATTGTAATTATATTGAGTGTATTGCTCTTCTTTCACTTTAAAAAGCTAAAATATGCTCGCTTCGGGTTATTTATGGCTTTGGCGTTTGGTGTGGTGAGAATAGTGCTGATTCATCAGGCACAGCAGTCAAAAGTATTTGTTTACCATATTAAGGAAGGAACAGCCATAGATTTTATGCAAGGCAATGCGCTATGTGTTTACAGGGACAGTTTGTTAAATCCTTCAGAGGTTAATTTTCATACATCAGGCAATCAGATATTTCATCATAAATTGGAACCCAGCAGATTAGAAAGTGGGTATCGTAAACATGCTAATCTTGAAATGATAAGCTGGGATCAACACACTTTTTTGATTCTTAACAAGAAACTAGACGGAAAGACCAGCACGCCAAAAAGACTTAATGTTGATTATGTTGTAATTGGTAGAGACTTTAACCTTGGTTTACAGTGGCTAATTGATAATTTTGATTATAAACAATTAGTGCTAGACGGCTCTTTAAGTAATAGAAAGCATACGGAAATGATAAAAGATGCGGACGAACTCGGTCTTGATTATTATTCTGTAAAGCAAAATGGAGCTCTTGAAATAATACTGTAA